Below is a window of Planctomycetes bacterium MalM25 DNA.
CGCCGCCTGGGCCGACACCCACGGCCCCGAACGCGTGATGGCGATCACCGGCGTCGATCTCCGGCGGCAGTACGAGCGGGCCATCTCCGCCGAACGGAACGAACCGGGCCTCGCCGCGGCGATCGCCGACCGTTTGGCCGGGCTGCGGATGCTGGTCATTGAGGACCTCGAAGGCCTCGCCCCCTCGGTCCTATCGGTCGCGCTGCTCAAGGGTCTGCTCGATCAGTACGAGGAATCGGGCGCCCGACTGCTGGTCACCGCCGGCAAGCCGCTCGGCGAGACGGCGGGCCTCGACACGCAAACGGTCAGCCGCCTGGCCGCGGGGATCACGCTCGAAGTCGCCGCCCCGGCCGACGAGGCCCGGCGTGAATTGCTGGTGGCGTCGCTCGAAGCGACCGGCAGCCGGATCGACCCGCCCGCCGCCGACGACCTGGCCGCCTGGCTGCCCGCCGACGCCCGCCTGGTGCTGTCAGTCGCCGAGCAGCTGAAACAGCGCTTTGGCACGCGGGCGTTGATCGACCGCCGCTGCGTGAAGGCGTTCGTCGCCGACGCGACGCACGACGAGGCCTCGCTGCCGCTGTCCGATATCGCCGGCGTGGTGGCGCGCTACTACTCGATGCCCCTGCGTCAGCTCCGCAGCAGCTCGCGCAAGGCGCCGATCGTGTTGGCCCGGGCGGTGACGATCTACCTCGCCCGCCAACTCACGCCACTCAGCTATGACGAGATTGGTCGCTACCTCGGCGGCCGCGATCACACGACCGTCATGCACAACTACAACCGGATCAACAAGCGGATGCCGTCCGATCGCGCGCTCCGCTCGGCGATTGGCGACCTGTTGCGGAAGCTGGGCCGCGCCGGAACGGTCCCCCCGCAGGCGGACGACGCGGAGGGCTGGGGCTGATGAACGCCGAAGTTCAACCTTCCACACCCGCCTGGATAAGTTGGCGCGCCGTCGTCGTCGGACTGGCGCGCTGTGGCGCTGGATCGCTCGCTCGGCCAAACCACCCCGTAAGGCTCGACATTCCCCGCCACCGAATGAACCGACGCGCGCCGCTGGCGCGCCGGGTTTTCCCGGGCCTCGTCGGCCGGGGATTCCCCTTCAAAACAAGGCTCCGCCGCGTGTTGGGAACCGTTTAACGACACCCACCGCCGCCACCTTACTACTACTACCATTCATTACTTAAAGAGTTAGGGAAGCTTCCTCGGGGCAAAGCCGTTGTCCCACCGAAGCTCGACGGCCATGAAAATCACCTGTGATCGTGAGAAGCTCCTGGCGGCGTTCCAAGCGGTCGCCGCGGTCGCCCCGGCACGCAGCCCGAAGCCGATCCTCCAGAACGTGAAGCTCGAAGTCACCGACTCGGGCGAGGCGACGCTGTACGCCACGGATCTGGAGGTCTCGATCCGCCGCGGCGTCGAGGGCGTCGAGGCGGAGCAGCCGGGGGCCGTGCTGCTGCCGGTTGGTCGTTTCGGGATGATTCTCCGCGAGTCGTCCGACACGACGTTCCGTGTCGAGACCGACGGCCAGAAGACCCTCGTCCGCGGCGAACGCAGTCGGTTCAACCTGCCGAGCGAGAGCCCGGCCGAGTTCCCCGCCCCCGCGACGTTCGACGCGGAGGCGTACTACCAGGCGCCAACGCGACTCCTCAAGGAGATGATCCGCCGCACGATCTTCGCGACCGACAACGAGTCAAGCCGCTACGCCCTGGGGGGCGTGAAGTTCGAGCTGGCCGAGGACGGCAAGCTGATCGCCGTGGGGACCGACGGACGCCGGCTCGCGAAGATGGAGGGCCCGCTCGAGAAGGTCGGCGACGCCGCCCCGATCGGTGACGCCACGATCGTGCCGATGCGTTCGCTCCAGCTGATCGACCGCACGCTGGTCGATGAAGAGGCGCCCACCAAGTTCGCCGTCCGCGCGAACGACGCCACCTTCGCCACGCCCAACGCCACCCTCTCGACACGACTGCTCGAAGGCCGCTACCCGAAGTGGCGCGACGTGGTGCCGACCCGGTCCGAGTCGGCGAAGGTCGAACTGACCGTCGGGCCCTTCTTCACCGCGGTCCGGCAGGCGGCGATCGTCACGAGCGACGAGTCGCGGGGCGTCGATTTCACGTTCGGCGATGGCAGCCTCGTGCTCGACGGCGCTGGCCCCGAGGTGGGCGAGTCGCACATCGAACTGCCGATCGGCTACTCGGGCGACAAGATCGAGATCACGCTCGACCCGCGGTTCCTGATCGACTTCCTTAAGACGCTCGACGCCGAGCAGTCGTTCACGATGGACCTGGTCGATAGCGATTCGGCCGCGGTCGCCCTGACCGACGACGGTTACACGTACGTCCTGATGCCGCTGGCGCGGGATCGTTCCTAAGCCCACGATGACCGACGCCCACACCACCGAGAAGCTGGCCGACCTGGTCGCCCGTTCCGAGAAGGAGCGGAAGCGTTTCCACGCGCGGCGGCCGAAGGGGATCGCTTCGGTGCTCGCCTCGGTGATGGCCAAGCGGGGTTACGCGGCGTCGCGGGCGGCCGACGAGATGAACGCCGCTTGGCGTGAGGTCGCGGAGGACGTCTTGGGCGACCCCGCCCTCAGCGGCCAGACCGCTGTGGGACGGCTTTCCCGCGGGCGGCTTGAGGTGACGGTCGCGAACCACGTGGTGATGCAAGAGATCAACTTCCACCGACCCCGGCTGCTCGAAGCGATGCAGCAGTCCCGCCCCGAAGCCCGGATCACCGCGATCCGCTTCAAGGTGGGACGGGTTCGGTAGGCGAATAGCGACAACGATAGGCCAGCCAACCGGCTAACCAATAAAGAGAACATGGCGAAAGAAGCGGACAAGAATTACAGCGAATCCGACCTCGAACACCTCTCCGATTTGGAGCACGTGCGCGAGCGGCCGAGTATGTACATCGGCGACACAACCGCGCGGGGCTTGCATCACCTGGTGTACGAGGTCGTCGACAACTCGATCGACGAGGCGATGGCCGGCTTCGCTTCGGACGTGTTGGTGATGATCAACCCGGACGAGTCGATCACGGTCGAGGACAACGGCCGCGGCATCCCGGTCGAGAAGCACACCCAGCTCTCCGAGCAGATGGACCGCGAGGTCAGCACGCTCGAGGGCGTGATGACCGTCCTCAAGTTCGGCGGCAAGTTCACGAAGGGCGCCTACCAGACCTCCGGCGGCCTGCACGGCGTCGGCGTGACGGTCGTGAACTTCCTGTCGGAGTGGGCCGAGGTCGAGGTCTGCCGCGACGGCGGCGTCCACCACCAGGAGTACGAGCGCGGTGTCCCCAAGGGCGCGGTCCGCCGGGTGGGGGCGACCGACAAGATCGGCACGAAGACCACCTTCAAGGCCGACCCGCAGATCTTCCAGGTCACGAAGTACAGCTATGCGACCCTGCTGAAACGCCTCCAGGAGCTGGCGTTCCTCAACAAGGGCGTGCGGATCACCATCACCGACGGCCGCTCGAACGAGTCGGAAACCTTCCAGTACGAAGACGGCATCATCGAGTTTGTCCGGCACCTCAACCGTGCCAGCGACGTAGTGCACCAGGAGGTGCTGCACCTGTCCGGCGAGGCCGAGGGGGTCGAGCTCGAAGTCGCGGTGCAGTACTCAGGCGAGTTTACCGAGAACGTTCACACCTACGTGAACAACATCAGCACGCACGAGGGGGGCACCCACCTCAGCGGTTTCCGCGCGGCGCTCACGCGCACCCTGAACAACTACGGCAAGAAAGAGGGCCTCTTCAAGGACATCACGCCCACGGGCGAGGACTTCCGCGAGGGGCTCACGGCGGTCATCTCCTGCCGCGTGCCCCACCCGCAGTTCGAGGGGCAGACCAAGACGAAGCTAGGCAACAACGAGGTCGAGGGGATCGTCAACACGCTGTTCGGCGAGTACCTGCAGAAGCACCTTGAAGAGAACCCGAAGACCGCGAAGGCGATCATCAAGAAGGGTCTCGTGGCTGCGGAGGCGCGCGAGTCCGCCCGCAAGGCGCGGCAGCTCATCCGCGAGCGGAAGGGCGCGTTGGGCGGGGGCTCGTTGCCCGGCAAGCTGCGCGACTGCTCCTCGAAGGAGGTCGACAAGTGCGAGCTCTACCTGGTGGAGGGCGACTCGGCCGGCGGCCCCGCCGAGGGCGGGCGGCGGCGTGAGTTCCAGGCGATCTTGCCGCTGCGGGGCAAGATCATCAACGCCTACAAGAGCCGCGACGACAAAGTCCTCGCCAACGAGGAGATCCGCTCGATGATCGCCGCCATCGGCGCCGGCATCGGCGCCGAGCAGGACGTCGCGAAGCGCCGTTACGGCCGGGTGGTCATCATGACCGACGCCGACGTCGATGGCTCGCACATCCGCACGCTGTTGCTCACGTTCTTCTATCGGCAGATGTACGACCTCGTCGCCCGCGGTCACGTGTACGTCGCGCAGCCCCCCCTCTTCCGCGTCCGCAAGGGCAAGCAGCCCGCCCGCTACGTGCAGACCGAAGAGGAGATGCGCAACGAGCTGCTCAGCCTCGGGCTCGGCGAGAGCGTGCTCGAATCGGCCGAAGGACTCGCGGTCGAAGGCGAGTCGATGGCCAAGCTGGTCCGCACCCTCGCCGCCATGGAAGAACCGCTCACGGCACTGGAGCGACGCGGCGTGTCGCTCAAGATCCACGCCGAACGGCAGGACCACGAGAGCGGCAAGCTGCCGGTGTACCACGTCTTCTTCGGCATGGAGGAGCACTGGTTCACCTCGCGCAAAGAGGTCGACGACTTCATCAGCCAGAAGCAAGAAGAGGCGGGCGACGAGCTGGTCGTCGAGTTCGGCGCCGCGGCGATCGGCGCGCAGGACCCGGCTGTCTCGCCCAACGGCGACGAGCACACCAACGGCTCCGCCGACGCAACCAAAAAGCGACTGCGGGTTGTCGAGCTGCACGAGGTGCGGACCATCAACACGCTGTTGGGCGACCTCTCTGGAATGGGCTTCGAGATCGATGCGCTGATCCCCCAGGAGCGGACCGGCGAAGAGGTCAGCCGCTTCACCATCCGCCGGGGTGAGAACGAGTCGGGGCTCGACGATCTCCGGGGTCTCCCCGCAGCGATCCGTTCGGCGGGTGAACGCGGCTTGCAAATCATCCGCTTCAAGGGCCTGGGCGAAATGAACGCGGAAGAACTCCGCGACACGACCCTCGACCCGGCCGCCCGTACCCTGCTGCGGGTGACGATGGAAGACGCGGCGGCGGCGGACGAGCTGTTCCGCGTGTTGATGGGCGACCAGGTGGAGCCCCGCCGCGAGTTCATTCAGAAGCACGCTTTGGACGTTAAGAACCTCGACGTGTAACGTTTTCCGAGCTTAGCCCCGCGATTCTCCCGTCACGCCCTTTAGCCGCGCACTTTGCTTGCGTCTGAATTGGCGGGCAGATACAACAATCGGTGGGCAGGAGTTGGAGTCGGGTCTTATCGACTCATCGATGTGTATCGACCAACGGTCGCGCAGCTGCGCGAGCGCCCTGGATAAATAGGGGCGGTTGGATCGAGGATGCGAAAGATGCCTGAGGGACTACCCTCAAGTACGGAGCGGGCAGCCGCTCCTCCGTTGGAAGAAGTGGTTGAGGAGGCCTACCACCGTGTGGCGGAGGTCGTCGCCGAGGGCCGTGATCGTTTCGATTCGCTCGATTTGATCGAAGACTGCGTGAGCATCAAGAACCCAGCCGGGGTTGTTGTCCACTGCAACACGGCTCACCGGCGAGCACTCTCGCCGCAAGAGTCCCCGCTCGGCCGGACGGCCCACGCCTACCTCGATCCGTCATTCGCCCACCGTATCGAGGCGATCGAGCGCCTCATCGGCGACGATTGTCCCTTCTTGGAATGCGAGCACAGCGGGCGTGCCCCCGACGGCGCGTACGTCCGCATCCACTCGCGCAAGCGGAGCCTGCGCGAGCTGGGCAACTCGGGGCTCTCGGTCCTGTCGGTGATGCGGATCATCGATCGCGACGAGAGCATTCCCAAGCGACTCGACCTGGCCGCCTTGTGCAACAAGTACCGCGAGCTCTCCCAACGCGACCAGGAGATCTGCCGTCTCACCGCGTCGGGCGCCAGCAGCCGCGAACTTGGCGAGCTCATGGACCTGACAACGCGCGGCGTTGAGCTCCGCAAGCAGAAGGCGTTCGCTCATCTCGGCGTTGCGAAGGCGGTCGATCTCGCGCGGCTGTTGGTCCGGCTGCAAGACGGCGGCTACCTCGACCTCGGGCTGTAGCGCGGTTTGACGCTCGCGAGACGCCGGGGCTCTTGTGGCTTCGCCGATCGCAACGCGCTAGCCCAGCAGCTCGGGGATCAGGGCGCCCTTGTCCATCAGTTTGATGGGTCGGCCGGTGCTGGTCAGGTTCTCGTGCTCCGCGTCGATGCCCAGTGTGTGGTAGATCGACTGGAACAGGTCCTCCGGCGTGATGGGGCGATCGATCACCGCGGCGCCTCGCTCGTCGGTTTCGCCGATCACCTGACCGCCCCGCACGCCGCAACCGGCGAGCCAGGCGCTAAACGCCTTGGGGAAGTGGTCTCGCCCGCCGCGGGCGTTGATCTTGGGCGTGCGTCCGAACTCGCCCATCCAGATGACCAGGGTCGAGTCGAGCAGGCCGCGGTCTTTGAGGTCGGCCAGCAGTCGCGCCGCGGGGCGATCGAACTGGGCTGTGAGATCCTTGGTGCGGCTGTGAACGTCATCGTGCGTGTCCCAACCGTTGAGGGTCACCTCAACGAACGTGACGCCGGACTCTAAGAGCCGCCGCGCGAGCAGGCAGCCGCTGGCGAACTTGCCCTCGCCGTACGAATCCCGCATCGCCTGGCTCTCTTGCTCCAGGTCGAAAGCGGTCATGTCCTCGGAGAGGATCATCTGGCTGGCCGACTCGACCAGCTTGCGATGGTCGGCCACCACGTCGGTCCCCTCGGCGGCGGCGAAGTCGCTCTGGAGCCGGTCCAGCAAGCGGAGCCGGCGCTGGTAGCGTGCGACCGAGCTGGCCGGCTTCGCGTTGCGTGGCGGTTGGGTCGGGTCGTCCAGTGACAGCGGATCGAAGTCGACCCCCAGCATGCCGCCGCCGCCCCCGTTCGGGTTGCGGCCGATGCGGACGAAGCTCGGCAGGTCGCGTGCGGCGTCGAGCGCTTGTTCCGAGGCCATCCGCTCGGCGACGTTCGCGCCCAGCGTGGGCAGGTTGGCGCCCCCCATCGGCAAGTAGCCGTGGTGCATCAGGTACTGCGCGCGGGGGTGGCTCCCCTCCTTGCCGGTCAGCGAGCGGATCACGGCCAGGTCGCCCATCGCCGCAGCGAGTTCGGGCAGGTTCTCCGAGAGGTGAATGCCCGGCACGGCGGTCGGGATCGAGCCCGCTTCGCCGGCGGAGCGGCTCCCCGGTTTGGGGTCGAGGGTCTCGAACTGGCTCGGCCCGCCCTGCATCCAGAGCAGCACGCAGCGCTTGCCCTGTTGGCGGAGCGTCTCGGCGGCGAGACCGACCCGGTCGCTCCAGCCGATCATCGCCCCCGCGGCGGCGGCCGCGCCGGTGGTGCGGAGGAACTCCCGGCGAGAGGCGATGCCTCCCCGCCGAGCGAGGCCGATTTCGGTCACGCGGCGCCAAGCGTTCATGGGTTCGACTCCTAAAGGGATGGCGGCGTGTCTCAACGCCGGTGCGAGAACTCGGCCGAATTGATCAACGCCCACAACAGGTCTTCCATCGCGGCGCCCCGCCAGATCGCGTCCTCGGTGTACTCGTTGACGGTCGCCAGCTCGGCGTCGGAAGGCTCGCGCGAGAGGGTGCGCAGGTAGAGCTCTCGGACGGTCGCCTCGGTGTCGCGGCCGTTCCGCCTCATCGTGCGGTCGAGCATCGTCGTCGGCAGAGCCCGGACCGCCTGGTTGAGTTGCGGCGTGTTCA
It encodes the following:
- the dnaN gene encoding DNA polymerase III subunit beta encodes the protein MKITCDREKLLAAFQAVAAVAPARSPKPILQNVKLEVTDSGEATLYATDLEVSIRRGVEGVEAEQPGAVLLPVGRFGMILRESSDTTFRVETDGQKTLVRGERSRFNLPSESPAEFPAPATFDAEAYYQAPTRLLKEMIRRTIFATDNESSRYALGGVKFELAEDGKLIAVGTDGRRLAKMEGPLEKVGDAAPIGDATIVPMRSLQLIDRTLVDEEAPTKFAVRANDATFATPNATLSTRLLEGRYPKWRDVVPTRSESAKVELTVGPFFTAVRQAAIVTSDESRGVDFTFGDGSLVLDGAGPEVGESHIELPIGYSGDKIEITLDPRFLIDFLKTLDAEQSFTMDLVDSDSAAVALTDDGYTYVLMPLARDRS
- the gyrB gene encoding DNA gyrase subunit B, whose translation is MAKEADKNYSESDLEHLSDLEHVRERPSMYIGDTTARGLHHLVYEVVDNSIDEAMAGFASDVLVMINPDESITVEDNGRGIPVEKHTQLSEQMDREVSTLEGVMTVLKFGGKFTKGAYQTSGGLHGVGVTVVNFLSEWAEVEVCRDGGVHHQEYERGVPKGAVRRVGATDKIGTKTTFKADPQIFQVTKYSYATLLKRLQELAFLNKGVRITITDGRSNESETFQYEDGIIEFVRHLNRASDVVHQEVLHLSGEAEGVELEVAVQYSGEFTENVHTYVNNISTHEGGTHLSGFRAALTRTLNNYGKKEGLFKDITPTGEDFREGLTAVISCRVPHPQFEGQTKTKLGNNEVEGIVNTLFGEYLQKHLEENPKTAKAIIKKGLVAAEARESARKARQLIRERKGALGGGSLPGKLRDCSSKEVDKCELYLVEGDSAGGPAEGGRRREFQAILPLRGKIINAYKSRDDKVLANEEIRSMIAAIGAGIGAEQDVAKRRYGRVVIMTDADVDGSHIRTLLLTFFYRQMYDLVARGHVYVAQPPLFRVRKGKQPARYVQTEEEMRNELLSLGLGESVLESAEGLAVEGESMAKLVRTLAAMEEPLTALERRGVSLKIHAERQDHESGKLPVYHVFFGMEEHWFTSRKEVDDFISQKQEEAGDELVVEFGAAAIGAQDPAVSPNGDEHTNGSADATKKRLRVVELHEVRTINTLLGDLSGMGFEIDALIPQERTGEEVSRFTIRRGENESGLDDLRGLPAAIRSAGERGLQIIRFKGLGEMNAEELRDTTLDPAARTLLRVTMEDAAAADELFRVLMGDQVEPRREFIQKHALDVKNLDV
- the dnaA_1 gene encoding Chromosomal replication initiator protein DnaA; translated protein: MNVPAVRLDNRRVTPLPLPGALGLGRAQAGANQSQAGANGGRGSRKTAGRALPAEPIYYAGPENTLVATAVGRLIAAARDKGAGQFAGPMTLIGPPGSGKSLLATGAAAAWADTHGPERVMAITGVDLRRQYERAISAERNEPGLAAAIADRLAGLRMLVIEDLEGLAPSVLSVALLKGLLDQYEESGARLLVTAGKPLGETAGLDTQTVSRLAAGITLEVAAPADEARRELLVASLEATGSRIDPPAADDLAAWLPADARLVLSVAEQLKQRFGTRALIDRRCVKAFVADATHDEASLPLSDIAGVVARYYSMPLRQLRSSSRKAPIVLARAVTIYLARQLTPLSYDEIGRYLGGRDHTTVMHNYNRINKRMPSDRALRSAIGDLLRKLGRAGTVPPQADDAEGWG